The following proteins come from a genomic window of Paramisgurnus dabryanus chromosome 19, PD_genome_1.1, whole genome shotgun sequence:
- the c19h6orf62 gene encoding uncharacterized protein C6orf62 homolog has product MGDPNTRRNHTRNRLRAQLRKKRESLADQFDFKIYIAFVFKEKKKKSALFEVAEVVPVMTNNYEENILKGVKDSNYSLESSLELLQKDVVQLHAPRYQSMRRDVIGCTQEMDFILWPRNDIEKIVCLLFSRWKGAEHEPFRPVQAKFEFHHGDYEKQFLHAVGRKDKAGMVMNNPNQSVFLFIDRQHLQTPKAKLTVFKLCSLCLYLPQDQLTCWGVGDIEDHLRPYMPD; this is encoded by the exons ATGGGTGACCCAAATACTCGCCGAAATCACACGAGAAACCGACTTCGTGCCCAGCTACGAAAGAAAAGGGAGTCTCTGGCCGATCAGTTTGACTTCAAGATCTATATTGCCTTCGTATTTAAGGAAAAG AAAAAGAAGTCTGCGCTCTTTGAAGTAGCTGAGGTGGTACCCGTGATGACCAACAACTACGAGGAAAATATCCTTAAAGGCGTGAAGGATTCAAACTACTCCTTAGAGAGTTCTTTAGAACTTCTCCAGAAAGATGTTGTGCAGTTGCATGCGCCTCGCTACCAGTCCATGCGTAGA GATGTGATAGGTTGTACCCAGGAGATGGACTTCATCCTTTGGCCCCGCAATGATATTGAGAAGATTGTCTGTCTCCTGTTCTCCAGATGGAAAGGGGCTGAACATGAACCATTCAGGCCTGTTCAG GCCAAGTTCGAGTTTCATCACGGAGACTATGAGAAACAGTTTTTGCATGCTGTTGGTAGGAAGGACAAGGCTGGGATGGTTATGAACAACCCCAACCAGTCTGTCTTTCTCTTTATTGACAGACAGCACTTACAG ACTCCAAAAGCCAAGCTCACAGTTTTCAAGTTGTGCAGTCTCTGTCTCTACCTGCCACAGGATCAGCTGACTTGTTGGGGGGTTGGAGACATCGAGGACCACCTCCGTCCATACATGCCTGATTAG